The sequence GCCACCGCCGGCTCCACCCACGCCTGGGGAATGACCTGCAGGGAGTCGGGGTTCAGGTGGTCCAGGAAGGTCTGCCCTTCTTCGATGACGTCCGGGTTCGGCACGTGGAACAGCCGGTCGTACAGGCGGACTTCCACGGGCACGGCATGCGCCGCGCTGACCCAGTGGATGGTCCCCTTCACACGCCGGGCTGCGCCGGCCCCGGAGCCCGATCGGGAGTCCGGGTCGTAGGTGCAGTGCACTTCGGTGATGGCCCCGTCGGGGCCCTTCACGACGCGTTGGCACTTCACGATGTAGGCGTTCCGCAGCCGGACTTCCTGTCCCGGGCTGAGCCGGTGGAAATTCCGGGGCGGGGTTTCCATGAAGTCGCTCCGCTCCATCCACAGCTCCCGTCCGAACGGTACCATCCGGGTGCTGCCCTTCGTGTGGGCCAGGGGATGATCGGGCGGCCAGTAGGAGGCCTTGAGCTCATCCACCACGCCTTCCGGCCAGTTCGTGATGACCATTTTGAGCGGGTCCAGGACGGCCATGGCCCGGGGGGCGGCGGCGTTCAGGTCGTCCCGGATGGCATATTCCAACAGCGAGATATCCACCCGGTTGTCCGCCTTGGCGACGCCGATCAGGTCGCAGAACGCGCGCAGGGCCTCCGGGCGGATGCCGCGTCGCCGCAGTCCGGCAATGGTGGGCATGCGCGGATCGTCCCAGCCCTCCACGTGGCCGCCCTTCACCAGCAGCAGCAGTTTCCGCTTGCTGGTCACCGTGTAATCCAGGTTCAGCCGGGCGAATTCATACTGATGCGGCCGGGGCGGGGCGCAGACCGCATCCACCAGCCAATCATAAAGCGGTCGATGCACTTCGAATTCCAGGGTGCACAGGGAGTGGGTGATGTTCTCGATGGCATCCTCAAGGGGATGGGCCATGTCATACATCGGATAGATGCACCATGTGTTGCCCGTGCGGTAATGCTCCGCGTGGCGGATCCGGTACAGGAGAGGATCGCGCATGAGCATGTTCGGGGAGGCCATGTCGATCTTCGCGCGCAGCACGTGGGCCCCGTCCGGGAATTCCCCGGCGCGCATCCGCCGGAAGAGATCCAGGTTTTCCTCCACGGACCGGTCCCGGTAGGGGCTGTTCGTGCCCGGTTCCGTCACCGTACCGCGCGTGGCGCGGATTTCGTCCATGTCCTGGCTGTCCACATAGGCCCGCCCCTGACGGATGAGGTCCTCGGCAAACCCGTACAGCTGCTCGAAGTAGTCCGAGGCGAAATACAGGTGTTCGTCCCAATCGTAGCCCAGCCACCGCACGTCGTCCTGGATGGAACGGACATATTCCATGTCCTCCGTCTCGGGGTTCGTGTCGTCGTAGCGCAGGTGGCAGCGGCCGCCATACTCCTCGGCCAGACCGAAATTCAGGCAAATGGCCTTGGCATGACCAATGTGCAGGTAGCCGTTGGGCTCCGGCGGGAATCGCGTGATGATGTCCCCGGGCACGCGTCCGGAGGCGCGATCCTGGTCGATGATCTGCTGGATGAAATGCCGGCTTTTTTCTTCGCTCACGGGAGTCTGGGCAGGGTGCGGAGGCAGGATGCGGAAGTCAGGGCAGGAGGTCTGCCGACAGGATAGTATGTCAGGAAACTAAGCACCCCGCACACGGTCTATACGGCCCATACCCATGAATTCCATGAAGATCCACGCTCGAACCGAACGGCTGCTGCTGCGCGACTGGACGGACGATGACCGTGCTCCCTACACGGACATCGTCACAGACCCCGTTGTCATGCAACATATCGGCGACGGGCAGCCGCGTACGCCGGACTACGCCCGCTCATTCGTGGACGCCCAGATGGCCCACCAAGCGGACAGGGGATGGATGCGTTTCGCGGTCGAACACGCCGCCAGCGGCGCGTTCATGGGCTTTTGTGGCCTGGACACCATGCCGGTCGATGCGCGTGGTCACGACCTGGGACGCCTGGACTTCGGTTGGCGATACGGACGGGACTGGTGGAGCTCCGGATTCGGCTTCGAGGCCGCGTCGGCGGCGCTCTTCGTGGCCAGGGAATCGTTCGGTCTGACCCACATCACCTGCCAGTCCTACCTGGAGAACCCCGGATCCATCCGCATCATGCAGAAAATGGGCATGCGCGAGATTGGCGCCGACACAGCACACGGCCGGCCACTCGTCGTCTATGGATTTCCAGACGAGTGGCCGGCCGGTAAACTGCCTCAGGGCTGCGCTCGGGACTGAAGAAACAGGCCCTAATTGCCCTCGCGGATGGTCACGTCGCCGTCCCGGGTCTTGATCTTGATGAGGTTCGCACCGCCACCCACGCTGCCCGTGGCATGGACCCGCCCACCGGAACTCCAGCGACCGCCGCGCTGGTCCACCTTGACGTCAAGGTCGAAGTCCGAGTCGATCCTGTAGTCGTCACTGTCGTCGTCCAGGATGATTTCGATGTCGAACTCCATGGACAATCCCTTGGGTACGGTCAGGGTGATGTCGCCCCCCATGGACTCCAGTTCCACGTGACGGTCGCCTGTCGTGCCGCCCACCATGTGGACTTCCACGTCGCCGCCCATGGTCTTGGCTTCAATCCAGCCATTGATCTCGCCGACCGTGATATCGCCGCCCATGGTGCTCGCCTTGACGAATTCCGCGGCCTTCCGGACCCGGATTTCACCGCCCATCGTGGATACGTCAGCGCCGAAGAGGGCTTCTTCAAGGACCACGTCGCCGCCCATGGTGTTCAGTCTGACCGGACGATTGCCCGATCCTGCTGCCCTGCCCGAGCTCACATTGTCATAGGTCACGTCGCCTCCCATGGTGGATCCGTCCACCGTGCCGGTGACGTTGCGCAGGTCGACATCGCCACCCATCGTGCTGACTTTGCCGTCCACGGAAGAATCGCGGAGCAGGACGTCACCGCCCATGGTCTCCATGCTGACTTTGCCCTTGAGATTGCTGAGCGTCAGGTCGCCGCCCATGCTCGTGCCTTCCAGATCCCCTTCCACGCCGTCGATAACAATGTCGCCGCCCGTGGTTTCCATGTCCAGATTGAAGCGGGAGGGTACCATGACCGTGACCTCGACCACCGCGCGTCCCCGGCGCATGCTGTTGTCGGTACGGATGGCTACCCCGCGGCTGGTCTCGTCAATGTCCACCTCGACGCTCTCGGCATCGCGGCCGGTGATCCGGACGTCCACGGAGACCTCATTCCGGTCCCAACCAGTAATGGAAATGTCCCCGCCCGTGCGGATGTCCATGGTCAGGAGTTCGCCGGGCTGAACGGTAAACGTACGGCTGATGTCCTGCGCCGAGGCAACCTGGAGGCTGCCCATCAGGATGGCGGCAAAAAGAAGTGCGTGATTGAAACGTGTACGCATGGGAGTACCGAAAGGATGAATGAACCGATTTCAGGCCTTTGACCGGCGCCGCTCCGTAAAGGTTTGCATTGCGGTCAATCCCTTGTCATGACGCGCGGGAGCAGCCAACGGACCAGGCCGGGAAAGAAGCGGATGAGGGGCACCGCCCAGATCTCGGGTCCTCCAATATACACCTCGGCCCTCCGCTTTTCCATGGCGCGCATGGCCTTGCGGGCGAACACCTCCACCGGCATGGCATTCCGGTGCTGCGCATCCATTTCCCCGTGGGGCGTACCATCCCCCCTCACCGACTGTTCGCTGATCCATGTCCGGATGTATCCGGGACAGAGCAGCGTGATGTCCAGCGGCGAATTCGCGATTTCCGCCCGCAGCCCGTCGAACCAGCCATGGAGCGCGTGTTTCGACGCCGCATAGGTGGCCCGCCGGGGCGTGGACACCTTGCCCATGACCGAACTGATGGCCACCACATGCCCGTCCGGCCGCTCCAGGAGATGCTTCAGGCAGACATGCACGAGCGACAGCGCCCCGAAGAAATTGATGTCCATGATGCGCCGCTCGACCGCCAGGTCCACCTCGCGGACCGCCGAACGTTGACCGATCCCCGCACTCAGCACCAGGGTGTCGAGGTGCCCGAAGCGGGCCAGGACCGCCTCGAATGCCGCCGCGTGGGTTTCCGTGTGGGTCACGTCGAGCGGCAGGATCATGTGCCGGTCCGGTTCGGGGAGGCCATCCACGAGGGCCCGGAGCCGGTCGATGCGCCGCGCCGATACCACCACATGGGCACCGCGTGCCGCGAAGGATTTTGCCAGCTCGGCCCCGATGCCCGAAGAGGCCCCGGTTATCCAGACGACGCGATCCGTCATTGGACGCTGACGCGGATGCGTGCTTCACCGGCATTGCCGGTCCCGTTCTGTGTGGCGACCACATGGATTTCGTAGCGCCCGGCCTCCAGACCCTGGAAGTCGGACATATACAGGCTGCGCGTCCCCGCCGGAAGCAACGGGCGCGTGGCTACGGGCTGCCCGTCCCGGTAGACAGTGGCCTGGATCGTGAAGTCGCCGCTGTCCCACAGTCCACCGGGCTCCGTCGGACAGCCACACAGCATTTCCATCAGCGCCCGGACCGTAAACGGGGTTCCCTGCGGCACGGGTTGTTCGGAACGCGGTTCCTGGATCTTGACGGTGAGCCCGGTCAGTTCCACCAGAAAGCCGTCGCCCTCGACATGGTGCCCGGGGATCAGTAATACGCGCTTGGTCGCCTGCGTCATGCCATCCGGATCCCCGAGGGGGCCGATGGCCGTGATGTCCACCCAGGTCGGTGCGTCCAGCGCTAGCGTCGTGCGGAAGGCCGCCGCATCGGGCGTGTCGAAGGGATCCGTGCCCCGGACCCTGGGCTTGCGCATGAGGCTGTCGGTGTCCCCCGT comes from Rhodothermales bacterium and encodes:
- a CDS encoding SDR family oxidoreductase, producing MTDRVVWITGASSGIGAELAKSFAARGAHVVVSARRIDRLRALVDGLPEPDRHMILPLDVTHTETHAAAFEAVLARFGHLDTLVLSAGIGQRSAVREVDLAVERRIMDINFFGALSLVHVCLKHLLERPDGHVVAISSVMGKVSTPRRATYAASKHALHGWFDGLRAEIANSPLDITLLCPGYIRTWISEQSVRGDGTPHGEMDAQHRNAMPVEVFARKAMRAMEKRRAEVYIGGPEIWAVPLIRFFPGLVRWLLPRVMTRD
- a CDS encoding DUF4097 family beta strand repeat-containing protein, which translates into the protein MRTRFNHALLFAAILMGSLQVASAQDISRTFTVQPGELLTMDIRTGGDISITGWDRNEVSVDVRITGRDAESVEVDIDETSRGVAIRTDNSMRRGRAVVEVTVMVPSRFNLDMETTGGDIVIDGVEGDLEGTSMGGDLTLSNLKGKVSMETMGGDVLLRDSSVDGKVSTMGGDVDLRNVTGTVDGSTMGGDVTYDNVSSGRAAGSGNRPVRLNTMGGDVVLEEALFGADVSTMGGEIRVRKAAEFVKASTMGGDITVGEINGWIEAKTMGGDVEVHMVGGTTGDRHVELESMGGDITLTVPKGLSMEFDIEIILDDDSDDYRIDSDFDLDVKVDQRGGRWSSGGRVHATGSVGGGANLIKIKTRDGDVTIREGN
- a CDS encoding glutamine--tRNA ligase/YqeY domain fusion protein; translation: MSEEKSRHFIQQIIDQDRASGRVPGDIITRFPPEPNGYLHIGHAKAICLNFGLAEEYGGRCHLRYDDTNPETEDMEYVRSIQDDVRWLGYDWDEHLYFASDYFEQLYGFAEDLIRQGRAYVDSQDMDEIRATRGTVTEPGTNSPYRDRSVEENLDLFRRMRAGEFPDGAHVLRAKIDMASPNMLMRDPLLYRIRHAEHYRTGNTWCIYPMYDMAHPLEDAIENITHSLCTLEFEVHRPLYDWLVDAVCAPPRPHQYEFARLNLDYTVTSKRKLLLLVKGGHVEGWDDPRMPTIAGLRRRGIRPEALRAFCDLIGVAKADNRVDISLLEYAIRDDLNAAAPRAMAVLDPLKMVITNWPEGVVDELKASYWPPDHPLAHTKGSTRMVPFGRELWMERSDFMETPPRNFHRLSPGQEVRLRNAYIVKCQRVVKGPDGAITEVHCTYDPDSRSGSGAGAARRVKGTIHWVSAAHAVPVEVRLYDRLFHVPNPDVIEEGQTFLDHLNPDSLQVIPQAWVEPAVAEAEAGARFQFERNGYFYRDPVAAAEGRMVWNRTITLRDTWAKQDTGKAVGSAKARVSAPAATEPTSEPTAAPPVAFTRDPLSGLDDAGRARVERLQADFAGLSLDDAAVLATSAELDAYFRDVATAAPGMRDSATNWLIHEVRPMLPEDGIAAIRDRLTPTRFVSVLALHAEDVLSNRLAREVLKEVMESGAEPDAVVDARGLRQISDTSALTTAVQAVVEAHPDRAQAYRDGKTGLIGFFMGQVMQRTGGKANPQVVKEMLEERLAAQ
- a CDS encoding GNAT family N-acetyltransferase, with amino-acid sequence MKIHARTERLLLRDWTDDDRAPYTDIVTDPVVMQHIGDGQPRTPDYARSFVDAQMAHQADRGWMRFAVEHAASGAFMGFCGLDTMPVDARGHDLGRLDFGWRYGRDWWSSGFGFEAASAALFVARESFGLTHITCQSYLENPGSIRIMQKMGMREIGADTAHGRPLVVYGFPDEWPAGKLPQGCARD